The following are encoded together in the Erwinia sp. E602 genome:
- the purH gene encoding bifunctional phosphoribosylaminoimidazolecarboxamide formyltransferase/IMP cyclohydrolase: MQQRRPVRRALLSVSDKAGILEFAQALSQRGVELLSTGGTARLLADAGLPVTEVSDYTGFPEMMDGRVKTLHPKVHGGILGRRGQDDAIMAEHSISPIDMVVVNLYPFAQTVAREGCSLEDAVENIDIGGPTMVRSAAKNHKDVAIVVKSSDYPAIVAELDANDNSLTLATRFDLAIKAFEHTAAYDSMIANYFGSLVPAYHGETTEPSGRFPRTLNLNFIKKQDMRYGENSHQDAAFYIEENVSEASVATAQQVQGKALSYNNIADTDAALECVKEFEQPACVIVKHANPCGVAVGGSILDAYERAWQTDPTSAFGGIIAFNRELDEATAQAIVSRQFVEVIIAPSASEAALKVTATKQNVRVLTCGQWQERQTGLDFKRVNGGLLVQDRDLGMVGESQLRVVSKRQPSEQELRDALFCWKVAKFVKSNAIVYARDNMTIGIGAGQMSRVYSAKIAGIKAADEGLEVKGSAMASDAFFPFRDGIDAAAAVGITCVIQPGGSIRDDEVIAAADEHGIAMIFTDMRHFRH; this comes from the coding sequence ATGCAACAACGTCGTCCTGTACGCCGCGCGCTGCTCAGCGTGTCTGACAAAGCCGGTATCCTCGAATTCGCTCAGGCGCTTTCTCAACGTGGCGTCGAGCTGCTCTCCACCGGCGGTACTGCCCGCCTGTTGGCTGACGCTGGCCTGCCCGTGACTGAAGTCTCTGACTATACCGGTTTCCCGGAAATGATGGATGGACGCGTTAAAACGCTGCACCCGAAAGTGCATGGTGGCATTTTAGGACGCCGCGGTCAGGACGATGCCATCATGGCCGAGCACAGCATCTCTCCGATTGATATGGTGGTCGTTAACCTGTATCCGTTTGCCCAGACAGTGGCCCGTGAAGGCTGCTCGCTGGAAGACGCCGTCGAGAACATCGACATCGGCGGCCCGACCATGGTGCGCTCCGCCGCCAAGAACCATAAAGATGTAGCGATCGTGGTCAAGAGCAGTGACTACCCGGCCATCGTGGCGGAGCTGGATGCGAACGATAACTCGCTGACCCTGGCGACCCGTTTCGACCTGGCGATTAAAGCCTTTGAACACACTGCGGCCTATGACAGCATGATTGCCAACTACTTTGGCAGCCTGGTCCCGGCCTATCACGGTGAGACCACCGAACCGTCCGGTCGCTTCCCGCGCACCCTTAACCTGAACTTTATTAAGAAGCAGGATATGCGTTACGGCGAAAACAGCCATCAGGATGCTGCCTTCTATATAGAAGAGAACGTTAGCGAAGCTTCGGTGGCCACCGCGCAGCAGGTTCAGGGTAAAGCGCTCTCATACAACAACATCGCCGATACCGATGCCGCACTGGAGTGCGTGAAAGAGTTCGAGCAGCCGGCCTGTGTGATCGTCAAGCACGCTAACCCGTGCGGCGTTGCGGTTGGCGGTTCCATTCTTGACGCTTACGAGCGCGCCTGGCAGACCGACCCAACCTCGGCCTTCGGTGGCATTATCGCCTTCAACCGTGAACTGGACGAAGCGACCGCCCAGGCGATCGTCAGCCGTCAGTTCGTTGAAGTGATCATCGCCCCGTCAGCCAGCGAAGCCGCGTTGAAAGTCACCGCCACCAAGCAGAACGTTCGCGTGCTGACCTGTGGCCAGTGGCAGGAACGCCAGACCGGTCTCGACTTTAAGCGCGTTAATGGCGGCCTGCTGGTGCAGGATCGCGATCTGGGCATGGTCGGCGAAAGCCAGCTGCGCGTGGTCAGCAAACGCCAGCCGTCGGAGCAGGAACTGCGTGATGCGTTGTTCTGCTGGAAAGTGGCGAAGTTCGTCAAGTCTAATGCTATCGTTTATGCGCGTGACAATATGACCATCGGCATTGGTGCCGGCCAGATGAGCCGCGTCTATTCCGCAAAAATCGCCGGTATAAAGGCTGCCGATGAAGGCCTGGAAGTAAAAGGTTCTGCCATGGCGTCGGATGCCTTCTTCCCGTTCCGTGATGGCATTGATGCCGCCGCTGCGGTCGGCATTACCTGTGTTATTCAACCGGGTGGCTCTATTCGTGATGACGAAGTGATCGCCGCCGCGGATGAACACGGCATTGCGATGATCTTCACCGACATGCGCCATTTCCGCCATTAA
- the aceA gene encoding isocitrate lyase — MMTSRTEQIQQTEQTWRDSRWNGILRPYSAAEVVQLRGSVNPACTLAQQGAEKLWALLNGGAGKGYVNCLGALTGGQALQQAKAGIEAIYLSGWQVAADANLAGSMYPDQSLYPANSVPSVVERINNSFLRADQIQWAAGIEPGDPRYTDYFLPIVADAEAGFGGVLNAFELMKGMIQAGAGGVHFEDQLASVKKCGHMGGKVLVPTQEAIQKLVAARLAADVMGVPTVLIARTDAEAADLITSDCDPYDREFISGERTAEGFFRTHAGVEQAIARGLAYAPYADVVWCETSTPDLALAQRFAGAIHARFPGKLLAYNCSPSFNWKKNLDDATIARFQQALAEMGYKYQFITLAGIHSMWFNMFDLAKAYAQGEGMRHYVEKVQQPEFAAIEHGYTFSSHQQEVGTGYFDRVTNTIQGGASSVTALTGSTEEQQF; from the coding sequence ATGATGACTTCTCGTACCGAACAGATTCAGCAGACCGAACAGACCTGGCGCGACAGCCGCTGGAACGGCATCCTGCGCCCCTACAGCGCGGCAGAGGTGGTGCAGCTGCGCGGATCGGTTAATCCGGCCTGTACGCTGGCGCAGCAGGGGGCGGAAAAGCTGTGGGCGCTGCTCAACGGCGGTGCCGGCAAAGGCTACGTTAACTGCCTCGGCGCGCTGACCGGCGGCCAGGCGTTGCAGCAGGCGAAGGCCGGCATTGAAGCGATCTACCTCTCCGGCTGGCAGGTGGCGGCGGATGCCAACCTGGCGGGCAGCATGTATCCGGATCAGTCGCTCTACCCGGCGAACTCGGTGCCGTCGGTGGTGGAGCGCATCAACAACAGCTTCCTGCGCGCCGATCAGATCCAGTGGGCCGCCGGCATTGAGCCGGGCGACCCGCGCTATACCGACTACTTCCTGCCGATCGTCGCCGATGCCGAAGCGGGCTTTGGCGGCGTACTCAACGCCTTTGAGCTGATGAAAGGGATGATTCAGGCGGGGGCGGGCGGGGTGCATTTCGAAGATCAGCTGGCGTCGGTGAAGAAGTGCGGCCATATGGGCGGTAAGGTGCTGGTGCCAACCCAGGAGGCGATTCAGAAGCTGGTCGCCGCCCGGCTGGCCGCCGACGTGATGGGCGTGCCGACGGTGCTGATTGCCCGCACCGATGCTGAAGCCGCCGACCTGATCACCTCGGACTGCGACCCGTATGACCGCGAATTCATCAGTGGCGAACGCACCGCCGAGGGTTTCTTCCGCACCCACGCCGGGGTGGAGCAGGCGATCGCCCGTGGGCTGGCCTACGCCCCTTACGCCGACGTGGTGTGGTGCGAAACCTCGACCCCGGACCTGGCGCTGGCGCAGCGCTTCGCCGGGGCGATCCACGCCCGTTTCCCCGGCAAGCTGCTGGCCTATAACTGCTCGCCGTCGTTCAACTGGAAAAAGAACCTCGATGACGCCACCATCGCCCGCTTCCAGCAGGCGCTGGCGGAGATGGGCTACAAATACCAGTTCATCACCCTGGCCGGCATCCACAGCATGTGGTTCAACATGTTTGACCTGGCAAAAGCCTACGCGCAGGGGGAAGGGATGCGCCACTACGTGGAAAAGGTGCAGCAGCCAGAGTTTGCCGCCATCGAGCACGGCTACACCTTCTCCTCCCACCAGCAGGAGGTCGGCACCGGCTATTTTGACCGGGTCACCAACACTATCCAGGGCGGCGCTTCGTCGGTCACCGCACTGACCGGCTCCACCGAAGAGCAGCAGTTCTGA
- a CDS encoding MFS family transporter, which produces MKEQFQQLDDSTPNPLIRTIVVASSGNLVEWFDFYIYSFCSLYFSHLFFPDSDPTTQLLKSAAIFAVGFLVRPLGGWIFGRFGDRHGRKNAMLISVCMMCIGSLVIACLPGYAVIGVWAPTLLLLARIFQGISIGGEYGTTATYMSEVAHTGRRGFYASFQYVTIIGGQMLSLLVLVILQAIMTREALYEWGWRIPFVVGALLAVVALWLRRSLSETTDSTIRHHRDAGRISALWQHKKSVALVLVFTAGGTLSYYVFTVYMKKYLVNTVGMAPELASRIMIGALIIYMLLHPLVGALSDRIGRRRSMMIFGVLATLCTVPILTLLRSADSPWYAFFLVMLALTITSFYTSISGVLKAEMFPTEVRALGVGLSYAVANALFGGSAEYVALSLKVAGHEAWFYWYVTAMSVLVLVTAFMIPSKEHEALLQRPPGS; this is translated from the coding sequence ATGAAAGAGCAGTTTCAGCAGCTGGATGACAGCACCCCGAACCCTCTTATCCGAACAATTGTTGTTGCCTCATCGGGTAATCTGGTGGAGTGGTTTGATTTCTATATCTATTCATTCTGTTCGCTCTATTTTTCCCACCTGTTTTTCCCCGACAGCGATCCCACTACGCAACTGCTGAAGTCGGCGGCTATTTTCGCCGTTGGTTTCCTGGTGCGTCCACTGGGCGGTTGGATCTTTGGCCGATTTGGAGACCGGCATGGGCGCAAAAACGCCATGCTGATCTCCGTATGCATGATGTGTATTGGTTCACTGGTGATCGCCTGCCTGCCGGGATACGCCGTCATTGGCGTCTGGGCACCGACGCTGCTGCTGCTGGCGCGCATATTTCAGGGAATTTCGATTGGCGGCGAATACGGCACCACTGCGACCTATATGAGTGAAGTGGCGCACACTGGCCGGCGCGGGTTCTATGCCTCCTTTCAGTATGTCACCATCATTGGTGGTCAGATGCTGTCGCTGCTGGTACTGGTGATACTGCAGGCCATCATGACCCGGGAAGCACTTTATGAGTGGGGCTGGCGTATTCCGTTTGTAGTCGGGGCGTTGCTGGCCGTGGTGGCGCTATGGCTGCGGCGCTCACTGAGTGAAACCACCGACAGTACCATCCGCCATCACCGTGACGCGGGGCGGATTTCCGCATTATGGCAACATAAAAAATCGGTCGCGCTGGTACTGGTATTCACCGCCGGCGGGACGCTGAGTTATTACGTGTTTACCGTCTATATGAAGAAATATCTGGTGAATACGGTCGGGATGGCCCCAGAACTGGCCAGCAGGATCATGATTGGCGCGTTGATTATCTATATGCTGCTGCATCCGCTGGTTGGTGCGTTGTCGGACAGGATTGGCCGGCGGCGATCGATGATGATTTTCGGGGTGCTGGCAACATTATGTACGGTTCCGATCCTGACGCTGTTGCGCAGTGCGGACAGTCCGTGGTACGCGTTTTTTCTGGTAATGCTGGCACTGACCATTACCAGCTTCTATACCTCAATCAGTGGTGTATTGAAGGCGGAAATGTTTCCGACCGAAGTACGTGCCCTGGGTGTTGGCCTTTCTTACGCAGTGGCGAATGCGCTTTTTGGCGGCTCGGCCGAATATGTGGCGTTGTCGCTCAAAGTCGCCGGCCATGAAGCCTGGTTTTACTGGTATGTCACTGCAATGAGTGTGCTGGTGCTGGTGACGGCCTTTATGATCCCGTCGAAAGAGCACGAAGCACTGCTGCAGAGGCCGCCCGGCAGTTGA
- a CDS encoding DUF1481 domain-containing protein → MTLTLLKRLFPSLMLAVLAGCSLHSSLPDFTASGYLADRGAVRIWRKNSDSQTTHMRVAVTPFSSGAGETRDYLWQKGKLVSIERHLLGAQSDDVTLRFDHDGSLSFMQRQLAGRREPLSADAVALYQFDAQRMLKISDDLLSGRVLLQQGRWQADGSVTGCDGQRRQAEFDAGEQQQILRQQRLARGALNVAWLEAPGGTQLLLVTADDLCLTAPKEADF, encoded by the coding sequence ATGACGCTGACCTTGCTAAAACGACTTTTTCCTTCGCTGATGCTGGCCGTGCTGGCAGGCTGTAGCTTGCACTCTTCCCTGCCTGATTTTACCGCCAGCGGCTATCTGGCCGATCGCGGCGCCGTACGTATCTGGCGTAAAAACAGCGATTCCCAGACCACCCACATGCGGGTGGCGGTGACGCCCTTCAGCAGCGGTGCGGGCGAAACCCGTGACTACCTGTGGCAAAAGGGCAAGCTGGTCTCAATTGAGCGGCATCTGCTGGGGGCCCAGTCGGATGACGTGACGCTGCGGTTTGACCATGATGGCAGCCTGAGCTTTATGCAGCGCCAGCTGGCAGGCCGCCGGGAGCCGCTCTCTGCCGATGCGGTAGCGCTGTATCAGTTTGACGCGCAGCGGATGCTGAAGATCAGCGACGACCTGCTGAGCGGGCGCGTGCTGTTGCAGCAGGGGCGCTGGCAGGCAGACGGCAGCGTCACCGGCTGCGACGGCCAGCGGCGTCAGGCGGAATTTGATGCGGGTGAGCAGCAGCAGATCCTGCGCCAGCAGCGGCTGGCCCGGGGAGCACTGAACGTGGCCTGGCTGGAAGCGCCAGGCGGTACGCAGCTGTTGCTGGTGACCGCCGACGACCTGTGCCTGACCGCACCGAAAGAAGCTGACTTCTGA
- a CDS encoding YjaG family protein produces MLRNPIHLRLEKLESWQHVTFMACLCERMAPNYREFCQQSGFGDGQLYRRILDLLWETLVVKDAKVNFDSQLEKLEEAIPSADDYDMYGVYPAIDACVALSELLHSRLSGETLAHAIAVSETSITTVAMLEMTQAEREMTEEELKLNPAVEEEWDIQWEIFRLLAACEERDLDLIKGLRSDLRESGISNIGINYQH; encoded by the coding sequence ATGTTACGTAACCCGATTCATCTGCGGCTGGAAAAGCTGGAAAGCTGGCAGCACGTTACTTTTATGGCCTGCCTGTGCGAACGCATGGCACCGAACTACCGTGAGTTCTGTCAGCAGTCCGGCTTTGGCGACGGCCAGCTCTATCGCCGAATTCTCGATCTGCTGTGGGAAACGCTGGTGGTAAAAGACGCTAAAGTGAATTTCGACTCCCAGCTGGAAAAACTGGAAGAGGCGATCCCTTCCGCGGACGACTATGATATGTACGGCGTCTATCCGGCGATTGATGCCTGCGTCGCCCTGAGCGAACTGCTGCACTCGCGTCTGAGCGGTGAAACGCTGGCGCATGCGATTGCCGTTAGCGAGACCTCGATTACCACCGTTGCGATGCTGGAAATGACCCAGGCTGAGCGGGAAATGACCGAAGAAGAGCTGAAGCTAAACCCGGCGGTAGAAGAGGAGTGGGACATCCAGTGGGAGATATTTCGCCTGCTGGCGGCCTGCGAGGAGCGGGACCTTGATTTGATTAAGGGGCTACGTTCTGACCTTCGCGAATCCGGGATCAGTAACATCGGTATAAATTATCAGCATTAA
- the hupA gene encoding nucleoid-associated protein HU-alpha produces MNKTQLIDVIADKADLSKTQAKAALESTLAAITESLKEGDAVQLVGFGTFKVNHRAERTGRNPQTGNEIKIAAANVPAFVSGKALKDAVK; encoded by the coding sequence ATGAACAAGACTCAACTGATTGATGTAATTGCGGACAAAGCGGACCTGTCAAAGACCCAGGCTAAAGCTGCACTGGAATCGACTCTGGCTGCAATTACCGAGTCTCTGAAAGAAGGTGATGCTGTACAACTGGTTGGTTTTGGTACCTTTAAAGTTAACCACCGTGCTGAGCGTACTGGCCGCAACCCGCAGACTGGCAACGAGATCAAAATTGCTGCTGCCAATGTACCAGCATTCGTTTCTGGTAAGGCACTGAAAGACGCTGTTAAGTAA
- the purD gene encoding phosphoribosylamine--glycine ligase: MKILVIGNGGREHALAWKASQSPLADAVFVAPGNAGTALEPALQNVAISATDIAGLLSFAQSEKIDLTIVGPEAPLVIGVVDAFRAAGLKIFGPTQAAAQLEGSKAFTKDFLARHQIPTGGYQNFTEVEPALAYVREQGAPIVIKADGLAAGKGVIVALTLQEAEDAIQDMLAGNAFGDAGHRIVVEEFLDGEEASFIVMVDGENVLPMATSQDHKRVGDGDTGPNTGGMGAYSPAPVVTDEVHQRVMDEVIWPTVRGMASEGNVYTGFLYAGLMIDKSGQPKVIEFNCRFGDPETQPIMLRLQSDLVELCLAAVDGKLNEKDSVWDPRPSLGVVLAAGGYPGDYVNGEAIHGLPQTDAADGKVFHAGTTLEDGVVVTSGGRVLCVTALGDDVAAAQKRAYELAKPIGWNGSFCRSDIGYRAIDRK; the protein is encoded by the coding sequence ATGAAAATTTTAGTTATTGGTAATGGCGGCCGTGAACATGCGCTGGCCTGGAAAGCCTCTCAGTCACCGCTGGCAGACGCCGTCTTCGTGGCACCGGGCAATGCCGGTACCGCGCTGGAACCTGCGCTACAGAACGTGGCCATCAGCGCGACGGATATTGCCGGCCTGCTGAGCTTTGCACAAAGCGAGAAGATTGATCTGACCATCGTCGGCCCGGAAGCGCCGCTGGTGATCGGCGTGGTGGACGCCTTCCGCGCCGCCGGTCTGAAAATCTTTGGCCCGACCCAGGCAGCGGCACAGCTGGAGGGCTCGAAGGCCTTTACCAAAGATTTCCTCGCGCGCCATCAGATCCCTACCGGCGGCTATCAGAACTTCACAGAAGTGGAGCCGGCGCTGGCTTACGTACGTGAGCAAGGCGCACCGATCGTTATCAAGGCCGATGGCCTGGCCGCAGGTAAAGGCGTGATTGTGGCGCTGACCCTGCAGGAAGCGGAAGACGCGATCCAGGACATGCTGGCGGGCAACGCCTTTGGCGACGCCGGCCACCGCATTGTGGTGGAAGAGTTCCTTGATGGTGAGGAAGCCAGCTTTATTGTCATGGTCGACGGTGAAAACGTGCTGCCGATGGCGACCAGCCAGGATCACAAACGCGTGGGCGACGGTGATACCGGCCCGAACACCGGCGGTATGGGCGCTTACTCGCCGGCACCGGTAGTGACCGATGAAGTCCACCAGCGTGTGATGGACGAAGTGATCTGGCCAACCGTGCGCGGCATGGCCAGCGAAGGCAACGTCTACACCGGCTTCCTGTACGCTGGCCTGATGATCGACAAAAGTGGCCAGCCAAAGGTGATTGAATTTAACTGCCGCTTTGGCGACCCGGAAACACAGCCAATCATGCTGCGCCTGCAGTCCGACCTGGTCGAACTCTGTCTGGCCGCCGTGGACGGTAAGCTGAACGAGAAAGATTCGGTCTGGGATCCGCGCCCTTCGCTGGGCGTCGTACTGGCCGCCGGTGGTTACCCTGGCGATTACGTCAACGGGGAAGCAATCCACGGCCTGCCGCAGACCGACGCCGCCGACGGTAAGGTGTTCCACGCCGGCACCACGCTGGAGGATGGCGTCGTGGTCACCAGCGGCGGACGCGTGCTGTGCGTCACCGCGCTGGGTGATGATGTGGCCGCCGCGCAAAAACGCGCGTACGAGCTGGCAAAGCCGATCGGCTGGAATGGCAGCTTCTGCCGTAGCGATATCGGCTACCGGGCGATCGACCGCAAGTAA
- the metA gene encoding homoserine O-succinyltransferase, translating into MPIRVPDELPAASFLRNENVFVMTSSRASTQEIRPLKVLVLNLMPKKIETENQFLRLLSNSPLQIDIQLLRIDSRESRNTPNEHLNNFYCNFDDIQHENFDGLIVTGAPLGLVDFCDVAYWPQIQRVLHWAKEHVTSTLFVCWAVQAALNILYGIPKQTRDNKLSGVFEHQILHPHALLTRGFDDSFLAPHSRYADFPTQLLRDYTDLEIFAESEQTGAYLFASKDKRLAFVTGHPEYDALTLSGEYHRDFDAGLNPEVPFNYFPQDNPALPPRASWRSHGNLLFSNWLNYYVYQITPFDLRNMNPTLE; encoded by the coding sequence ATGCCGATCAGGGTACCCGACGAATTACCAGCCGCGAGTTTTCTGCGTAACGAGAACGTCTTTGTTATGACGTCCAGCCGTGCGAGCACGCAGGAGATCCGCCCGTTAAAGGTGCTGGTACTGAATCTGATGCCGAAAAAGATCGAAACGGAAAACCAGTTTCTGCGCCTGCTTTCTAACTCACCGCTGCAGATCGACATCCAGCTGCTGCGCATCGACAGCCGCGAGTCACGTAATACTCCCAACGAGCACCTGAACAACTTCTACTGTAACTTTGATGATATTCAGCATGAGAATTTTGACGGCCTGATCGTCACCGGTGCCCCGTTAGGGCTGGTCGACTTTTGCGACGTTGCCTACTGGCCACAGATCCAGCGGGTGCTGCACTGGGCGAAAGAGCACGTTACTTCCACGCTGTTTGTCTGTTGGGCGGTGCAGGCTGCGCTGAATATTCTTTACGGCATCCCTAAGCAGACGCGGGATAACAAACTGTCTGGCGTCTTCGAGCACCAGATCCTGCATCCGCACGCGCTGCTGACCCGCGGCTTTGACGATAGTTTCCTCGCGCCGCACTCGCGTTACGCTGACTTCCCGACACAGCTACTGCGTGACTATACCGACCTTGAAATCTTTGCCGAATCAGAACAAACCGGTGCTTACCTGTTTGCCAGCAAAGACAAGCGGCTGGCCTTCGTCACCGGTCACCCCGAGTACGATGCGCTGACGCTCTCCGGTGAATATCATCGCGATTTTGACGCCGGGCTCAACCCGGAAGTGCCCTTTAACTACTTCCCGCAGGACAACCCGGCCCTTCCACCGCGTGCCAGCTGGCGCAGCCACGGCAACCTGCTGTTTTCAAACTGGCTAAACTACTACGTTTATCAGATTACGCCGTTTGACCTGCGTAATATGAACCCAACGCTGGAATAA
- the aceB gene encoding malate synthase A: MTEQATGEKLHFQTRRGVQEQQILTEDAVGFLTELVMRFMPQRQALLEERARVQQRIDGGELPDFNMETVSIKNEEWQIRGIPQDLQDRRVEITGPVERKMVINALNARVKVFMADFEDSLAPGWEKVIDGQINLRDAVNGTISYRNEQGKIYQLQPDPAVLICRVRGLHLPEKHVSWQGEAIPGSLFDFALYFYHNHRALLAKGSGPYFYLPKTQSYQEAAWWSQVFSFAEDRFDLQRGTIKATLLIETLPAVFQMDEILWHLRDHIVGLNCGRWDYIFSYIKTLKAHPDRVLPDRQAVTMDQGFLDAYSRLLIKTCHRRGALAMGGMAALIPDKDPQKNEQVLNKVRADKQREAANGHDGTWIAHPGLADTAMAVFDQRLGDRPNQLSVLREQDAEIAAAELLAPCAGERTAAGMRANIRVAVQYLEAWIGGNGCVPIYGLMEDAATAEISRTSIWQWIRHGKTLQSGEVVTETLFRQMLAEEMQVIRAELGEARFNAGRFTEAAALMARITTDRELVEFLTLPGYELLT; the protein is encoded by the coding sequence ATGACAGAGCAGGCAACAGGCGAAAAACTGCATTTTCAGACCCGGAGAGGCGTGCAGGAACAGCAAATTCTGACCGAAGATGCCGTCGGGTTCCTGACGGAGCTGGTTATGCGATTTATGCCGCAGCGGCAGGCGTTACTGGAGGAGCGGGCGCGCGTTCAGCAGCGGATCGATGGGGGAGAACTGCCGGATTTTAATATGGAAACAGTTTCCATTAAAAATGAAGAGTGGCAGATCCGCGGTATTCCGCAGGATCTGCAGGACCGTCGCGTAGAGATCACCGGCCCGGTCGAGCGCAAGATGGTGATTAACGCGCTGAACGCCCGGGTGAAGGTGTTTATGGCCGACTTTGAGGATTCGCTGGCGCCGGGATGGGAAAAAGTGATCGACGGTCAGATCAACCTGCGCGATGCGGTTAACGGCACCATCAGCTACCGCAACGAGCAGGGCAAGATCTACCAGCTGCAGCCCGATCCCGCGGTGCTGATCTGCCGGGTGCGCGGCCTGCACCTGCCGGAAAAACACGTCAGCTGGCAGGGTGAGGCGATCCCCGGAAGCCTGTTTGACTTCGCGCTCTATTTTTACCACAACCACCGCGCGCTGCTGGCCAAAGGCAGCGGCCCGTACTTCTACCTGCCGAAAACTCAGTCTTACCAGGAAGCCGCCTGGTGGAGCCAGGTGTTCAGCTTTGCGGAAGATCGTTTCGATCTGCAGCGCGGCACGATAAAGGCAACGCTGCTGATCGAAACGCTGCCGGCGGTATTTCAGATGGACGAGATCCTCTGGCACCTGCGCGATCATATCGTCGGGCTGAACTGCGGGCGCTGGGATTACATCTTCAGCTATATCAAAACGCTCAAAGCACACCCGGATCGGGTACTGCCGGATCGCCAGGCGGTGACGATGGATCAGGGCTTCCTTGATGCCTACTCCCGCCTGCTGATCAAGACCTGTCACCGGCGCGGTGCGCTGGCAATGGGGGGAATGGCCGCGCTGATCCCGGATAAAGATCCGCAGAAAAATGAGCAGGTGCTGAACAAGGTCCGCGCCGACAAGCAGCGCGAAGCGGCCAACGGCCATGACGGCACCTGGATTGCGCATCCGGGGCTGGCCGACACGGCGATGGCGGTGTTTGACCAGCGGCTGGGCGATCGGCCCAACCAGCTCAGCGTGCTGCGTGAACAGGACGCTGAAATCGCCGCCGCCGAGCTGCTGGCCCCCTGCGCCGGTGAACGCACCGCCGCAGGGATGCGCGCCAACATTCGCGTGGCGGTGCAGTATCTGGAGGCCTGGATCGGCGGTAACGGCTGCGTGCCGATCTACGGCCTGATGGAGGATGCCGCCACCGCGGAAATTTCCCGCACCTCGATCTGGCAGTGGATCCGCCACGGTAAAACGCTGCAAAGCGGCGAGGTGGTCACCGAAACGCTGTTCCGCCAGATGCTGGCGGAGGAGATGCAGGTGATCCGTGCGGAGCTGGGCGAGGCGCGCTTTAACGCAGGGCGTTTCACCGAAGCCGCCGCACTGATGGCACGGATTACCACCGACCGCGAACTGGTAGAGTTTCTGACCCTGCCCGGTTACGAGCTGCTTACCTGA
- the nfi gene encoding deoxyribonuclease V (cleaves DNA at apurinic or apyrimidinic sites), whose translation MDITALRTEQLQRAAEAVHHDDFDVFPPRLIGGADVGFEQGGEVTRAALAILEYPSLRVIDYQVARIATTMPYIPGYLSFRETPALLAAWQQLTHYPDLLMVDGHGMAHPRRLGVASHFGLLVDVPTLGVAKKRLCGKFEPPAAEPGSCQPLTDKGESIGWVLRSKLRCNPLFVSGGHRISNDTALTWVQNCLRGYRLPEPTRWADAIASRRAAFSAIDRG comes from the coding sequence ATGGATATCACCGCATTACGCACCGAGCAGTTGCAACGGGCAGCAGAAGCGGTGCACCACGATGACTTTGACGTGTTTCCCCCGCGCCTGATTGGCGGCGCGGACGTCGGCTTTGAACAGGGCGGTGAGGTCACCCGTGCCGCCCTGGCGATTCTTGAGTACCCCTCGCTGCGGGTGATTGACTACCAGGTGGCGCGCATTGCCACCACCATGCCCTATATCCCCGGCTACCTCTCCTTTCGCGAAACGCCTGCGCTGCTGGCCGCGTGGCAGCAACTGACGCATTATCCCGATCTGCTGATGGTCGACGGTCACGGGATGGCGCACCCGCGTCGGCTGGGCGTGGCCAGCCACTTTGGCCTGCTGGTGGACGTGCCGACGCTGGGGGTAGCAAAAAAGCGACTGTGCGGTAAATTTGAGCCGCCGGCGGCTGAACCCGGCAGCTGTCAGCCGCTGACCGATAAGGGAGAGTCGATTGGCTGGGTGCTGCGCAGCAAGCTGCGCTGTAACCCGCTGTTTGTCTCCGGCGGGCATCGCATCAGCAACGACACGGCGCTGACCTGGGTACAAAACTGCCTGCGTGGCTACCGTTTACCGGAACCGACCCGCTGGGCAGACGCTATTGCCTCGCGACGCGCCGCTTTTAGCGCCATCGACCGGGGTTAA